Within Celeribacter marinus, the genomic segment GCTGGTGCCTGGGCCGGATTGCGTCCTGATGAAGTCCCCACCATTCTGCAGCGGGGCGAGCGGGTCTTGTCGCGGGCTGAGGTTGCCCGCGGCGCAGGGGGCGCCATTCCTGTGGCCATAAATCTTAATGTGGACGCGCGCGGCGCGCAGATGGGCGTGGCCGAGCAGATCGCGGCAGTGATGCGCAGCGCACAGCCCGAGTTTGAGCGCATTGCGGTGGCCGCTGTTGGCAATGCCATGCGGCGGGGACGCATGGCATGAGCGTCATTGTGGACCTGCCGCGCACCTGGGTGGCCGGCATTGAGCGACGGCTCGTGACAGCCACCAGCCAGACGCAGTCACCCTTCACCGGCACGACGGAGGTGCAGGATTGGGGTGGGGAATGGTGGGAATACGACATTGAGTTTGCCGCGCAATCCGGACCGCTGGCGCGCTCGGTCTCTGCGGCCCTCACGGCGCTTGGCTCTGGGCGCGGTCTTCTGCTGTTTGCTGATCCCTCAATTGAGCCAAAAGGACTGACACAACAGGTGACGCTGGCGGCACCCATCACAGGCGGCAATGTCGTGCAAACGCAAGGCTGGCCGCCTGGGTTGCCTGCACTGGCTTCAGGGGACTTTGTCTCGATTGGCACGGCGCGCGACACGCGCCTGCACCAGATCGCCTTTGATGTGACAGCGGACATCAACGGTCTGGCAACGCTGACGCTCTTTCCGGCGATCCGCCGCGCACTGCCCGCCAATACGCAACTGGAAGTGAACAGACCACAGGTGCTGCTGCGCCCTACGGGTTCGGTGCCAACCCGTATTGAGCGTGCAGCGCGTCACCGCTTCACCCTATCAGCCCGCGAGGCGCTATGAGCCGGGATATCACAAATGACATGGCCGAGGCGCTCGACCGCGCGGATCTGCAGCCTGCGATCTTTTTTGAAGGTGAGTTCCCCTCGGGCATGGTGCGGATCTGGACGGGTCCGGGTCCGATAGATTGGGACGGCAAGACCTGGACCGGCGTCGGGGTGCTTCTTGGCCTTGGCGCGCTTGAAGAAACCTCTGATGTTGTGGCCTCTGGGACGACAGTCTCACTGTCAGGTGTACCGCTCGATCTGGTAGGTCTTGCGATCAATGAAGCGCGCCAGGGTCAGGCGGGACGCATCTGGCTGGCACTTCTGACGGAGGGGCGCAGAGTGATCGCCGATCCCGTGCAGGCCTTTACGGGTCGTCTTGATGTGCCGGAGCTACAAGAGGACGGGCAGAGCTGCCGGATCACAATCAGTTATGAAAGCCGGCTCATTGATCTGAGTATCCCGCGCAACTGGCGCTACACCCATGAAAGCCAGCAGGTCCTGCACCCGGGCGATCGTGGGTTTGAGCATGTGACGGCCATTCAGGATCAAGACATCACTTGGGGGCGCGGCTGATGGAGCAACCAATTGTTGCCCCACGCGATACTACCCGCGTGCCCCATTGGGAGCAGATCCTTGCTGATTCGTTAACGAACGCTCAGGCACGTCCCTTCGTCTGGGGCGAGCACGACTGCGCCACCTGGGCCTTTGATCTGCACCGCGATCTGACGGACGGCCCGGATCATGCGGCACTCTGGCGGGGGCGGTATCGCACACGGGTCGGCTGCGGACGGGTGTTGCGCCGCCTTGGCTGGACAAGCCTTGAAGACGGCGGGCGCGCTTTGCTGGGCGACCCGCTTGAGGATGTGCGGCTCGCACAGCGTGGCGATCTGATCCTGGGCGGTGCGCCTGAAGCTTTTGGTGTCGTCATCGGCGCCACGGCCGCTTTTGTTGCGCCTGCGGGTCTGGTGCGCCTGCCGCTCTCAACCTGCCGTCTCGCCTGGAGGACCTGAATAATGCCACCCGTGGTTTTAGGTGCTGTCGCCCTCGGGGGCGCTGCCATTGCGGCGGGCGGTGTGGCCGCGGCTTTTGCAGCCACGGGTCTCGTGGGCTTTGCCGCCCAGTTCGGGGCCTCGATGCTCTTATCAGCGGCAGCCCAAGCGTTGATGCCCACGCCCAGCCTTGGCCAAATGGAAATGAAGGCCCGCACGGTGACAGTGCGCGAGCCGGTGATGCCCCGCGAACTGGTCTACGGCCGCACGCGCAAGGGCGGTGTGATTGTGTTTCTGCATTCCACAGGGGCAAAGGACAAAGACCTGCATCTGGTGGTGGTGCTGGCGGCGCACCGCATCAAATCCATTGATGCCATCTATTTTGAGGGCGAAGAGGCCGTTGATGCGTCAGGGCGGCCCAGGGCCGATGGGCGGGCAAGGTTGCCGTTGAGAAGCGCCTCGGAGCGGATGACCAGACGGCCTTTGCGGGTCTGATTGCGGCGGCGCCGGAGCATTGGACCGACGCACATAGATTAGCAGGCTGTGCGGCGCTCTATTTGAAGCTGACCTATGACGCAGATGCCTTTCCGGGCGGCATTCCGAACATCACCGTGGATATGGAGGGCAAGGCCGACATTTTTGATCCAAGGACCGGCGCGCAGGTCTATACCGACAATGCGGCGCTGTGCGTGGCGGATTACATGGCTCATACGACCTATGGCATCGGGGCCGTGATCGGCGGTGCAGACGGGATCGAGACCGACAGTCTGATTGAGGCCGCCAATATTTGCGACGAGGCTGTGCCATTGGCTGCAGGAGGGTCTGAGGCGCGCTATACCTGCAATGGTGTGGTCTCGCTTTCGGAGACGCCCAAGACCATCATCGAGGCGATGCTGACTGCGATGGCAGGCCGCTGCATCTGGCAAGCGGGCCAGTGGCGCATGCGGGCGGGGGCCTACCGCGTGCCTGAGACGACGATCACGGCAGATGATGTGCGCGATGGTGGCATGACCCTGACCACACGCCAAAGCCGGGCGTCAAACTTCAACGCTGTGCGGGGCCAGTTTGTCAGCCCTGAGAACAGCTGGCAGCCTGATGACTTCCCGGCCTATGCCAGTGAGGCCTACCGGCTCGAGGACAATGGTGAGCGGGTCTGGCGGGATATCTCGCTGCCGTTCACGATCTCCGCCTCCATGGCGCAGCGGTTGGCGAAAATTGAGCTAGAGCGCGCACGGCGCCAAATGAGCCTCAAGGTGGCGGGCAAGCTGAAGGCCTGGCGCGTGGCGGCTGGAGAAACAACATATGTGCACTACGCCCGTTGGGGGTTTGGCGGCGCGGCTCTGCCGGAGGGCAAACCCTTTGACGTTGAGGCGGTGCGGCTGGATCTGACACAGGTTGGACAGGGTCCACGCTTGGCGCCAGAGCTTCTCCTGCGAGAAACCTCTCCCCTCATTTACGACTGGGATGCTTTGGAAGAACAGATTTATGCGGCAGCCCCACGCACAGCGCTGCCCACGGCCTTTGATATCGCCCCACCGGGTGCGCCGCAGATCACGGAACAGCTTTACGTCACACGCGACGGCTCGGCGGTGAAAGTCCTGGCGCGGATCGCCTGGGAGGCAGCAGCCTCGGGGTTCGTGGACACTTATCAAGTGGAGACGCGTAGGAATGGAGGGGATGGAGGTGACTGGCTGGACCGGGGTCGAACATCCGGCACGAGGATGGAGTTGCGCGACATCCAGCCGGGCCAATGGGACGTGCGGATCAAGGCGATCTCGGTGCTCGGGGTCTCCTCAAGCTGGCGTTCGGGGGCGTTGGAGATCGTGGGGCTCACGGCGCCACCGGCTGCCCTGACCGGACTGACCATCCAGTCTGCCGGCGGTCTTGCTGTGCTCAAATGGCAGCGCTCGGTTGATGTGGATGTGCGCGTGGGCGGCAATGTCATTATCCGCCACAGCAAGGAAATGACCGCCACTTGGGCGAACTCCACGCTGATGGACCGGGTGTCGGGTGGCGAGGCGATTGCGGTCGTGCCGCTCAAACCCGGGACCTACCTTCTACGCGCCGAAGACAGCGAGGGGCGGATTGGTCCTGTCAGCACGGTGAGCACCAAGGGGGTGCAGATCCTGAGCTTTGCCCAGCTGAATACGCTGGCGGCGGAGCCGGCTTTTGCCGGGCAAAGACCAATATTGAAGCGGTCAGCGGAACCTTAAAGCTTGAGAGCGCGCCTGATGCAAGCGGCCGGCCTGAAGTTGCGGCCCTTGAGGGGCTCTACGCCTTTGGCGATCGTCTTGATTTTGGCGGCCTGAAGCGTGTGCGGCTGCGCTCGGATATTCTGGTCGGGGCCTCGGCGCTGTCGGATTACATCGATGACCGCATGACGCCGATCGATGATTGGGCCGACTTTGACGGCTCCGAGGGCGCTGATATCGACGTGGTGCTTGAGGTCCGAGAAACCGATGACGATCCGTCGGGTGCAAGCCCCGTCTGGGGCCCATGGGGCGGATCGACAACAGCGAGATTGAGGCCCATGCGGTTGAGCACGCGCTTGGCTTAGAACCAGTGATCCGGCCTTTACGCCGATCGTCTCGGAATTGCGGCTGATAGCGGATGAGGTGGCCTAGTGTCTCAAACACCGAGTTTTGTGATCATCAACGACAACGGGGCGGCCGTGCGCGCCCAGATCAATCAGGTGCTTGCGGCTCTGCGCTCAACAAGCAGCGGCGTTGATGAGCCTGCGGCCACCGCGCCGGGCATGCTGTGGCTGGATACCAGCACCACACCACCGACGCTCAAGCTGCGCAATCTGGCCGATGCCGCCTTTGAGCCGCTGCTTGATGGCGGGGAGTACTAAGGATCAAAGCGTTTTTGCGCGCTTTTATAAACAGCACCACGCTCGCGCTTGCCCACAGCCACCACCGTTACTGTGACAG encodes:
- a CDS encoding DUF6950 family protein, which gives rise to MEQPIVAPRDTTRVPHWEQILADSLTNAQARPFVWGEHDCATWAFDLHRDLTDGPDHAALWRGRYRTRVGCGRVLRRLGWTSLEDGGRALLGDPLEDVRLAQRGDLILGGAPEAFGVVIGATAAFVAPAGLVRLPLSTCRLAWRT
- a CDS encoding phage tail protein, producing MKLTYDADAFPGGIPNITVDMEGKADIFDPRTGAQVYTDNAALCVADYMAHTTYGIGAVIGGADGIETDSLIEAANICDEAVPLAAGGSEARYTCNGVVSLSETPKTIIEAMLTAMAGRCIWQAGQWRMRAGAYRVPETTITADDVRDGGMTLTTRQSRASNFNAVRGQFVSPENSWQPDDFPAYASEAYRLEDNGERVWRDISLPFTISASMAQRLAKIELERARRQMSLKVAGKLKAWRVAAGETTYVHYARWGFGGAALPEGKPFDVEAVRLDLTQVGQGPRLAPELLLRETSPLIYDWDALEEQIYAAAPRTALPTAFDIAPPGAPQITEQLYVTRDGSAVKVLARIAWEAAASGFVDTYQVETRRNGGDGGDWLDRGRTSGTRMELRDIQPGQWDVRIKAISVLGVSSSWRSGALEIVGLTAPPAALTGLTIQSAGGLAVLKWQRSVDVDVRVGGNVIIRHSKEMTATWANSTLMDRVSGGEAIAVVPLKPGTYLLRAEDSEGRIGPVSTVSTKGVQILSFAQLNTLAAEPAFAGQRPILKRSAEP